From a single Nymphaea colorata isolate Beijing-Zhang1983 chromosome 4, ASM883128v2, whole genome shotgun sequence genomic region:
- the LOC116252537 gene encoding uncharacterized protein LOC116252537 isoform X5 — MEGGSQQVEGSLLGECPLHVECVKKDAVCCTPAISNKEASERLVSMPTVSPSMQADGSEKLQDTEKATYHIREVSEDALCQRPQDTVIADDGNDNTKQFPSIQAEIVNHPMEDEFVDRKSDQVAETDYVEQSNIIAGSLSLVQKVSASPNATESKHELVSIDLSCRKVHTANAEEVILDLDSKLPKEVADARAGNKVAPAIVNDFSELLTGQSPGLSKPMAHRSIGLHSLISLSENASQQPSGTKPRENDSGSSGIDMPKADFASDLGLKVASSRHGLAMKNTGQSPSRIAAEDTGKLEMVVGDICTSESLLSEAKCLSTACINQDVSQIRSKEGVISMCASSCSEGTLHQATERNVASNKAHVQQKEKKSDLPGSGETGNQGRVSSNSLDMPVDGECQLASKDDPASVSGKHASLSVGAVTDLVIHSPAPSQYSTDNAQHSKLGTSEAEKATHQNSPEKDSSDSFPSLVEQTGSSAVFEVSLKNSQFSEVSVAVKQSGEDEQLKHPMVSSATSISNACGIKGLTSEASIPFSEENRCQNCSPSIDTQSCSTAQADAVTLLNSSESGLKEACLDGRESNPAPNSVGALNSVNGSSCKPEILKSDTDASKVDNDGNVAADCGSPTIISCKESLQDEAHHHETENQSLLQSPASGNAPGATSSTTGQSDGMKASDQIPDMCDTPESDKSFTFKIGNLSGSSVNEKSGKDWKQFPSTGPAELFQTTGSAERTSDGNPQISEEKKMIEASKSRGKSKSRSRSGNGTERATTSKGKPKKEASSRKLTSLTAGNDKHEGNASAGPSKNVLGSPTQLEESKKLAHVEGSTTKPYSITSIQASTPVLNALASSALALFQQPFTDMQQLQLRAQIFVYGYLIRGAAPDEACMVSAFGEAGRDGGRNMWENVWRVAVERAHSQKSLPASPEISPIIHSGMRVTEQGSKGNSGSSKSSVVSASRNTNKSSPLALLNPAVSLPSPMWNATWNATPSSRDMVQSSSIARASLIDPHPTFSPYLYSSPQIRPFTGHFSSWPSQVSSPVPWILSHTSTLDAGSQYAAFSMPDTVQVAPVRDHAAVSLVNVTPSTQVVTSTPLPSLVSSTVAAANVSVDVKKTTSASLKQPSADQKPRKRRKSVPTEDNQLLNVQQPQTGSVSSEMVTTHVSAPLSLTAATTLSVSAGSMCKASSGAPVSLSPPTALPTSNYHISDHNTEQRAAFSEEASIQVEQAKLRAEDAAAHAASAARHSQELWNQLTMQKNSKRAIDVEGRLASALAAAAAAASVAKAAAAAAKVASDAALQAKLVADEALTKKRMVTGGGISEVGKNSANVTPVSLSKGKVKQGGTSSVVEFAKEAARKGVEAASAATKRAQNLDAVVKAAGLAAEAISQATAIVAMGDPLPLTLNQLLEAGPEGYWKHQDVEGRFALEPTVKEVKNSGEANSLNVKVSSKNDAVRGVKETNTNISEELPGGPTEGGRRLLSSIRQEVAPVEIASKRRQRARKAAGSANAQQTIPSSEFESHNDSSKGNCIQQGSLVEVISDEDGLRAVWFSAKVLEVKEGKAYVCYNDLLSDEAGTGQLQEWIPLEAAHGKPPRIRTAHPTTAMQFEGTRKRRRAAMGNHNWSVGDHVDAWMRDGWWEGVIMEKNKEDQTKLTVHFPDEGDISTVRTWNIRPSLVWKDGQWVEWSRETACWPNEDDAPLDKRRKLDKEPENDGQNERNEDHLSKITKCDDTIKHQDSTSFALSSSVFSVGKSTTEDRDLIAGRVKRTGLQKGGSRVVFGVPKPKRKFMDVSKHYITEQVGKVGETNNPVKVANYLMPRGSSRLRNVSKDVPRTGRVTNTKSKDIKSGKLQGIQRKNRSKDDSSISALPQSVGATDDQPNVQPSASNENNSERQNRREIGFSDAAGGQESDEISSRSKPSSVGLRQAPKRKLASAGQGLSDEALAATGSQGKAALEPRRSNRRIQPTSRLLEGLQSSLITTKVASVGLHDKGGKSSKRSASSAKAMALRDRTIEEA; from the exons ATGGAGGGAG GTTCTCAACAAGTAGAAGGCAGTTTGCTTGGAGAATGTCCCTTACATGTTGAATGTGtgaagaaagatgcagtatgtTGTACGCCTGCAATTTCAAATAAGGAGGCCTCTGAAAGGCTTGTCAGTATGCCGACAGTTTCTCCATCCATGCAAGCTGATGGAAGTGAGAAGCTACAGGATACTGAAAAGGCAACATATCATATTAGAGAAGTAAGTGAGGATGCTTTGTGTCAGAGGCCACAAGACACTGTGATAGCTGATGATGGTAATGATAATACTAAGCAATTTCCTAGCATACAAGCGGAAATCGTTAACCATCCTATGGAGGATGAATTTGTGGATAGGAAAAGTGATCAGGTTGCTGAGACAGATTATGTTGAACAGAGTAATATAATTGCAGGAAGCCTTAGTTTGGTGCAAAAGGTATCTGCTTCTCCAAATGCAACTGAAAGCAAACACGAATTAGTGTCCATAGACCTCAGTTGCAGGAAGGTCCACACAGCAAATGCAGAAGAAGttattttggatctggattctaAATTGCCAAAGGAAGTTGCTGATGCACGGGCAGGCAATAAGGTGGCTCCTGCTATAGTTAATGATTTCTCCGAACTTCTAACTGGGCAAAGTCCAGGATTATCTAAGCCTATGGCGCATAGGAGTATAGGCTTGCATTCCTTAATATCTTTGTCTGAAAATGCTTCTCAACAACCATCTGGTACAAAACCACGTGAGAATGACTCTGGTTCTTCAGGTATAGACATGCCCAAAGCTGATTTTGCTTCTGATCTTGGATTGAAGGTTGCAAGTTCTCGTCATGGTCTTGCTATGAAGAATACTGGGCAGTCCCCGAGCAGGATTGCAGCGGAGGATACTGGGAAACTTGAGATGGTTGTGGGGGACATTTGTACTTCAGAAAGTCTGCTCTCTGAAGCTAAATGCTTGTCGACTGCATGCATAAATCAAGATGTGAGTCAAATTAGATCTAAAGAAGGCGTTATTTCCATGTGTGCTTCTAGCTGCTCAGAGGGGACTCTTCATCAGGCCACTGAGAGGAACGTTGCATCTAATAAAGCACACgttcagcaaaaagaaaagaaatcagaTTTGCCTGGGTCAGGAGAAACAGGAAACCAGGGAAGGGTGTCATCAAACTCTTTAGACATGCCAGTCGATGGGGAATGTCAGTTGGCAAGCAAAGATGATCCTGCTTCAGTTTCTGGGAAACATGCCTCCCTTAGTGTTGGAGCAGTAACTGATTTGGTAATCCATTCTCCAGCTCCTTCACAATATTCCACCGATAATGCACAACACTCCAAACTTGGGACATCTGAAGCGGAGAAGGCTACTCATCAAAACTCTCCGGAAAAGGATTCTTCTGATTCCTTTCCTTCACTAGTTGAACAAACTGGTTCATCTGCAGTGTTTgaagtttctttaaaaaattctCAGTTTTCAGAAGTATCTGTTGCAG TTAAACAAAGTGGAGAGGACGAGCAGCTTAAGCATCCTATGGTTTCTTCTGCAACATCCATATCTAACGCGTGCGGTATCAAAGGTCTGACATCTGAAGCGAGCATTCcattttcagaagaaaatcGCTGTCAAAATTGTTCTCCTAGCATAGACACTCAATCATGTTCAACTGCTCAAGCAGATGCTGTTACATTGTTAAACTCTTCAGAATCAGGATTGAAAGAAGCTTGTTTGGATGGTAGGGAATCCAATCCAGCCCCAAATTCAG TTGGTGCATTAAATTCTGTTAATGGTAGCTCTTGCAAGCCTGAGATCTTGAAGTCTGATACTGACGCATCCAAAGTTGACAATGACGGAAATGTTGCAGCTGACTGTGGTTCACCGACCATCATTAGTTGTAAAGAATCTCTTCAAGATGAAGCTCATCACCATGAAACTGAGAATCAGTCCTTACTGCAGAGTCCTGCTTCTGGAAATGCACCTGGTGCTACTTCCAGTACAACTGGTCAGTCTGATGGAATGAAAGCATCTGACCAAATTCCTGATATGTGTGACACACCAGAAAGTGATAAAAGTTTCACATTCAAGATAGGAAATCTATCAGGTTCATCTGTGAATGAGAAAAGTGGTAAAGACTGGAAGCAATTTCCGTCAACTGGGCCTGCTGAATTATTCCAG ACCACGGGATCAGCAGAGAGGACATCTGATGGGAATCCTCAAATAagtgaagagaaaaagatgattGAAGCTAGCAAGAGTCGTGGTAAGAGTAAAAGTAGGTCAAGGTCTGGTAATGGAACTGAAAGAGCAACAACCAGTAAGGGGAAGCCTAAAAAGGAGGCATCATCTAGAAAGCTCACATCCTTGACTGCAGGGAACGATAAACATGAGGGTAATGCTTCAGCTGGTCCCAGCAAAAATGTACTGGGCAGTCCCACCCAATTGGAAGAGAGTAAAAAATTGGCACATGTAGAAGGTAGCACTACAAAACCATACTCTATCACCAGCATCCAGGCATCTACTCCTGTTTTGAATGCTTTAGCTTCTTCCGCATTGGCATTGTTTCAGCAGCCTTTTACAGATATGCAGCAACTACAATTACGTGCACAGATTTTTGTTTATGGTTATTTAAT TCGAGGTGCAGCACCAGACGAGGCTTGTATGGTTTCAGCATTTGGTGAAGCTGGGAGAG ATGGCGGAAGGAACATGTGGGAAAATGTGTGGCGCGTGGCTGTGGAACGTGCTCATAGTCAGAAATCTTTGCCTGCAAGTCCTGAGATCTCACCAATTATCCATTCAG GGATGAGAGTTACAGAGCAAGGCTCAAAGGGAAATTCTGGTTCCAGTAAATCTTCTGTTGTTTCTGCTAGTCGGAACACTAACAAGAGTTCCCCTCTTGCACTCCTAAATCCTGCAGTATCTCTGCCCTCTCCAATGTGGAATGCAACGTGGAATGCAACACCATCATCCCGTGACATGGTGCAGAGCAGCAGTATAGCTAGGGCTTCACTTATTGATCCTCATCCAACTTTTTCACCTTATCTGTACTCATCTCCTCAAATAAGACCTTTTACAGGACATTTCAGCTCCTGGCCTTCTCAGGTCTCCAGTCCTGTTCCCTGGATTTTGTCTCATACATCTACCCTGGATGCTGGTTCGCAGTATGCTGCTTTTTCGATGCCAGATACTGTTCAAGTGGCTCCTGTTAGAGACCATGCAGCTGTTTCTCTTGTTAATGTTACCCCAAGTACTCAAGTGGTTACATCTACACCTTTGCCTTCTCTTGTGAGTTCCACGGTGGCTGCTGCTAATGTTTCAGTAGATGTAAAGAAGACTACTTCGGCTTCTCTTAAGCAACCTTCTGCTGATCAGAAACcaaggaagaggaggaaaagTGTGCCAACAGAGGACAATCAGCTTCTGAATGTTCAGCAACCCCAGACAGGATCAGTTTCCTCAGAAATGGTCACTACACATGTCTCTGCTCCATTATCCCTTACTGCAGCTACCACTCTATCTGTGTCTGCTGGCTCTATGTGTAAAGCTTCTTCTGGTGCTCCTGTTTCACTTAGTCCTCCTACAGCACTGCCCACCTCAAATTATCACATATCTGATCATAATACTGAACAGAGGGCTGCTTTTTCAGAAGAGGCCTCCATTCAAGTTGAACAAGCTAAGCTACGGGCAGAAGATGCTGCAGCACACGCAGCTTCTGCTGCGAGGCATAGCCAGGAATTATGGAATCAGTTGACCATGCAGAAGAACTCCAAACGTGCTATTGATGTTGAAGGCAGGCTGGCCTCTGCCttggctgctgctgctgctgctgcttcagTTGCTAAGGCAGCTGCTGCAGCTGCTAAGGTTGCATCTGATGCTGCATTGCAAGCAAAATTGGTGGCTGATGAGGCATTGACCAAGAAAAGGATGGTTACTGGTGGTGGCATTTCTGAAGTTGGGAAAAATTCTGCAAATGTTACCCCTGTTTCACTTTCTAAAGGTAAGGTTAAGCAAGGTGGCACCAGTTCTGTTGTTGAATTTGCAAAAGAGGCAGCAAGAAAAGGAGTTGAAGCTGCTTCTGCTGCCACAAAACGAGCACAGAACTTGGATGCTGTTGTAAAGGCTGCAGGCCTGGCTGCAGAGGCCATATCTCAAGCAACTGCAATTGTTGCAATGGGTGATCCTCTGCCGCTGACATTGAATCAATTACTAGAAGCTGGCCCCGAGGGCTACTGGAAACATCAAGATGTGGAAGGCAGATTTGCATTAGAACCAACGGTGAAGGAAGTTAAGAATTCTGGAGAGGCCAATAGCTTGAATGTGAAAGTTTCATCTAAAAATGATGCCGTGCGAGGTGTGAAGGAGACAAACACAAATATTTCTGAAGAATTGCCTGGTGGCCCAACTGAAGGCGGTCGAAGGCTACTGAGTTCAATACGCCAGGAAGTTGCCCCTGTTGAAATTGCATCTAAGCGACGGCAAAGGGCACGTAAAGCTGCTGGTTCTGCCAATGCTCAGCAGACGATCCCTTCCTCAGAGTTTGAATCGCATAATGATTCCTCAAAAGGGAATTGTATTCAGCAGGGATCACTCGTTGAG GTAATTTCTGACGAAGATGGTCTCAGAGCAGTATGGTTCTCAGCCAAAGTGTTGGAGGTAAAGGAAGGGAAGGCTTATGTATGCTACAATGATCTTTTGTCTGATGAag CAGGCACAGGACAGCTACAAGAATGGATTCCACTTGAAGCTGCTCATGGGAAGCCTCCCAGAATACGTACAGCTCATCCCACGACTGCCATGCAATTTGAAGGTACAAGAAAGCGTCGTAGAGCAGCTATGGGGAACCATAACTGGTCCGTTGGTGATCATGTTGATGCCTGGATGCGTGATGG ATGGTGGGAAGGAGTTATCatggagaaaaacaaggaagacCAGACTAAACTGACTGTTCATTTTCCAG ATGAAGGAGACATATCAACTGTAAGAACCTGGAATATTCGACCATCTTTGGTTTGGAAGGATGGCCAGTGGGTTGAGTGGTCAAGGGAAACTGCTTGTTGGCCTAATGAG GATGATGCTCCACTCGATAAACGACGGAAGTTGGACAAGGAACCTGAAAATGATGGACAAAATGAAAGGAATGAGGACCATctgtcaaaaattacaaaatgtgaTGATACTATCAAACATCAAGACTCCACGTCATTTGCTTTATCATCCAGTGTATTTTCTGTTGGGAAGAGTACCACAGAAGATCGTGACCTGATTGCTGGAAGAGTAAAGCGAACTGGACTACAGAAAGGGGGATCGAGGGTGGTGTTTGGGGTACCGAAGCCGAAAAGGAAGTTCATGGATGTTAGCAAGCACTACATTACAGAACAAGTTGGCAAGGTTGGTGAAACAAACAATCCAGTCAAGGTTGCCAATTATTTGATGCCTCGAGGATCCTCTAGGTTGAGGAATGTATCCAAAGATGTTCCTAGGACTGGTCGAGTGACTAACACAAAGTCTAAGGATATTAAATCAGGAAAGTTACAGGGAATTCAAAGGAAAAATAGATCAAAGGATGACTCATCCATTTCTGCGTTGCCTCAATCAGTTGGGGCTACTGACGATCAACCAAATGTGCAACCTTCTGcaagcaatgaaaacaattcagAGAGACAGAACAGGAGGGAAATTGGTTTTTCTGATGCTGCAGGAGGGCAAGAGTCGGACGAAATTTCCTCTAGAAGCAAGCCCTCTTCAGTTGGTCTGAGACAGGCACCTAAAAGGAAACTTGCCTCTGCTGGTCAAGGGCTCTCTGATGAAGCCTTGGCTGCCACTGGTAGTCAAGGGAAGGCAGCTTTGGAGCCACGGAGGTCTAACCGTAGAATTCAGCCAACATCAAGG CTACTGGAAGGATTGCAAAGCTCCTTAATTACAACTAAGGTCGCTTCTGTTGGCTTGCATGATAAGGGCGGCAAATCTTCAAAAAGGAGCGCCAGTTCTGCAAAAG CCATGGCGTTGAGAGATAGAACCATCGAAGAAGCCTAG